The genomic window ACCATACTTAGAACCATGCATATACAGGCTGTGTTATAGTGCAAGCTGGAACTACACATGTATGTCAGGATATCATTACTACTCAGAGAAGGGCATTTAATACTGTCTACCCTATTGTCACATCATATTACAATATGTATGCACAAAGTGCTAGTAGACGCTCTTACTTCAGTTTATCAAACACCTTTTTGCCTTCCAAGTAAGCAACAGAACTCCCATCAACATAGTAATAGTCTGCTCCCAAGGGAACCATTTTATCAAACGTCTCCTCAGCTTCTTTTACTCCTGCCTTAGAGAACCCTTGTCccagtttctttgcagctataTCCGTGTAGTTTTGATGTAAACAATTATGAGTAGACAATGTACtggtatacagtacagtatttaTGGAGCTGTGGTGCATAGTTGAGTGGAACAGGCAATATATGACCAACTAGtagtatttgtgactgggcctgcaaaaatatggcatgtgggcacataaaattttccTATTTCTTCAAATGTTTATATCATCCTATGGCCATAAAATTTGGAATCGTTTTTAAATATTAAATTGGCttcataatacaagttacagaatgcagatacgCTATTCCAGTAGTACCAGTACTGAGGTATTCCCAGTTATGTGACATAGAGTttaatagtttgtgcccacTTGGCCTGTTTTTACAGGTCTAGTTACATAATCATGTATTGTTTTATTGGTCTGGCAAAGTTCCTTGATTAAGATGGAAAGCACTAGCTCTCGCTTTGCCACTGCTCATTGTTTCACTTTGCTGATAATTCTAATCAGTTACCTAAAGCTGTAACGTTGTAGCATGGTATGAGGATTCTACCAATGGTACCCCGGAAGGCAAGCACATTTGCACCATCTgttctgttgttgttgtttttttacagctcgtTCACTGCTAGCAAATAGAGATAAAACAAAAtctttcatcattcattataAATCAAGTATTCAAAGATGTTGGAGCAGATTTGATATTCTTTGGAAATATTATACTTTACGATTTACCAAATTGAATAGATTTTATACGTACAAGATTACACTGTCATTTCCTGACAAATAATGGGGCTTGTAACAATTGTACTAACAAAGCAAAACAAATGTAGTAGTTTCCTTATTATGGAGACATTAAGTGTCTGTGAATCAAAATGTATAATACATTTGAATATTCATTTGCTAGCATTCAGAATAATATTTTAGCTCTGTTTCCAATCCTCCATGCACAAGTTCTACTGTGATAAATGTTTGATTTATAATGTACAAAAAAGTGAATGAACTACTTGAACAGGATGATTTTAGTGTTATGTACAGTCTTACAATAAATCACATTTTAACTGTCATATCATACCTTCTCGTCCATTCATTATTGGTCCCCCATGTGGCACTATCCTACAATCTTCTGTGTACAATAAGGCAGATTTATCAAAGTCTTGTGTAAGGAAAGCTTGTTGCATCTTCTTAGATTGTGCCTTAATTGCATCTACGTCTGCTACACATTAGTAAAAtagcacataatattatacacacatAACAATTTATGAATGTATGTAATCTAAAgtgttactgtatgttaagccaatatgtgactgggcctgtgaaaacagggtatgtgggcacatgattatTTTCCCTACTTTTGAAAACTTCCTTGATTTATATCAATATGGTATGGCTATGGAATTTTAGCACTTAGTAAGCATTATGAAAGAATTCTGTTACAGTATTGAGATATTACCTGTAGAGTGACAAGATGTACAGGTAGTTTGTTGCCAAATGCCCTCTTTTTGCAGgcttggtcacatattatgctttgaaaatagctcATTATgctttgagcactgctcaagaTCAAACTGTGTTATGTTAAAAttgtgctttcaaaatcaagattgtgCTTCAAAAGTAAAAATCAGTCTGGGTGCTTCACAGCTGTGTGGCGATCAAGAACAAAAATCTTCATATCGTGCAACAGTGATTTTGGTTTACCATGACATGACTTTtatgtgaaatttaaaatgcacaAATCCTGAGATAAGAGACATCTGAAATTTAAAATGCAAATGTCCTGACAAAGAGTATAACAGTGAAATATACATAGTGCATAAATTTTTGGGTAATGAATGACAATTTTCAAGGTACTCTAAGCTAGCTTATTTCATAAGCCAATCTGGTTTACCATCAGGAAAATTAATGTGTGTTATCTATGCTGAGCCACGCTAATATATCAATAAGGTGAGTTGAAGTTTTTAGGTGCACATGCTGACAAGCATAAATTTCATCTGATAAAATTTCATGGTAGCTTCCTGAGTTTATTTTGAGGTCTCATATTTACGAAGAAACCTGATAGCAGGTGTCTTATTAGTAAAACACCTTGACTCCATGATTGACTATAAAATACTTTATTAtctttgtttacaaccacaatgagTCCCCACAGTGATCCCTTGTGGATAATATTAGTGTTTAGCTAACACATGCACCAATTAAACCAATGGAAGTACTGTGACTGTGAAGCTGGTTGTAATAGGTGGCTAAGCAGTTTCTGTATAGCTAGGCTATACAATGGTTCATCGTGGTAGCTGGTAAAAAACCGTAATGCAAGTCACCAATTCAATTTGTGGTCTTCGACATAGTATATACATCACACCCTGCATAACTAGATGGTTGGTAGCTAACAATAACCTCTACTCAATTACGAATCATGGGGAGTCGGTTACATGATACTCCTAGACCTGAAATATATCAttgaactagctagctacaagatGTTTACCTTGATTTCCTGCCATTGTGAATGACGCTATCTCCTCCTGGAATGCAAGCTATCTGCGAACCAACTTCACACGACTCCTATAATTAGACTATTTTTAGCTTTTATATGAATTTGCACAAGGCCGCATGCAGCGTAATACCGGCCGTATTTCAAGTAACTTCCGTTCCCAAAATTTAGCTATTTTCCGTAGTGCACGAGCATACGCGGTTCTTTAATGATGCAATGTAGTTATGAATCCGGAGTAAATTGCAATCAAGGAGAATGTCTCGACCTGGGAACAGCACTATGGCGGTGAGAAAACTAATATCTGGCCGTACACTTGTGACTGGAAACTGACAGGTTAATTTGTAGCGATCACACAAAATCCACAAGATCCACTTAACCCGGCTAACTAGTGAACAGTAAGGACTAGGTAAACGACTGAGGAGGGTTTTTacccgggctggatggactgcccttgcctaccacccccagtacaaagaaagcacgtgctggacaactgaataaaaaggaccagattgctaAAAGTCCCTGTACTCATCAGtcaatgcggcccatctcaggagaggcatcagaggagcgatgcgagatggacctacttccacgtatgcacattgtagctgaccgaagtagagaaaaagacaatgtgcatcggataaaagccagagtctgactgtaactaCTGAGGAGGGTTAGCTCAGTGTATTTGAGTAATCTGTAGCCTCCAGTGCCTTACTGGTAAAGCAAATAAAACCAACTGTcttctttaatttttttttatccccggggtgcctgcaccccttgccaccacccccagtaccagatggtaaaagtgctggacaaaaaagactgtaaactcaaaaaaatcaatgagatggcaacacttgaccttccgaaatagcaaggtcaagtgctccaatgGTCACAGGGCTGCCACGGTGTGACCTTGCTCCATGCAAGCAGGTCACTGCTGACCTGAGCAAAGAGAAGCTGGTGGAACATCTAATCCATGACACAACACTGCTGTAAGATTGGCCCCGTTGAGTAGATAGCATAGAAGCTAGACGTTTATAAGCAACTGTAGCCGCACTACCCATCCCTCCAAACGTGGAGGAAACCAATGGAGTGAAtgagcccatttcaacatctCTTACTGTCTTCTTTAGGTGTGGCCATCACTGAATGATGTGGCGAAGTTGCTGGAGGCGGTCAATAGCTATCAAGCGGCTGCTTAGAATTCGCTGGACTTTTGCAATCATGTAGCTGCAGTTATTTGATAATGTGATATAATGAGTCTAAGGAATATTGTAGTGGGATTGTAAACATTTGTGTGCTGTAGTGTTGTTAATTTCTATGCTAGATAAATGTTGTTGACAGCTTTGTTAGTGGGAGTGGTGTGGTTTTGGTGGGAGTAGTGTGGTCTTGGTGGGTTGTGCCTATGGTTTTCTCACCTTTGCACAAAGTATGCTAACTATGCTTAATGCTTTTTTCCCAAACAAAGGAAAATGTTACACTTCAGCCTAATGCTGCAGCGGTGAGTGTACACTGTAACAAGTGTGTCTGATGCACCAAAATTATTAATGCCGCAATAGACACACTTTTGCACATGGTGTGTATATTGCAACATTTTTGGTGTGTCAGACCcacttcattttttacagtgtgtgACAGCATAATTATACAGATTCTGTAAATTGGAATCAAGTAATTTGTTACCATCtctaccaacgttgaaaccgggtcactactgctgacccggatgacccactgacctggatagcaatccgggtcagacccggatgtgacccggattaattaaagccgagacgtgtttcagctagtctcgagcgagcgaacgagtctacattttgagcgttccattcgtgtagagtaaatattgcaacttcagcctagctgtaggttgaagaccaaaaagaaagaaagaaaaaaaaaaaaggtcttcacctactgacaatagctacccctcaccatagataccctcagtttcgtgctacatactacacttactaacaaatgggcgtggctgagcgtatgttggtaatgcgataagtgggcgtggctcacgaaagagctacccGATAGCGTTAaatataagtttccacgtcgtcaaacgaacaatttcgtttctcacgtgatcaaatccgggtcagacccggataaattgtaaaccgggtcagacccggatgacccggagaaaatgtgatcCGGATGACCCTACCCGCTTTCAACGCTGGTCTCTACAAAAACCTGAATGCCTTGTTCACACAACTTCTTTATTTTCTTATAATTTTCTACCATCGTGTTTAAGGAATGGACCACCGAACTTTCAGCTTATTGTCAGGGGTGTAGGGAGGGGGGGCCCTGTAAATTTTAGGTTTCTGCAAGCAGAACCCTAACACGCCATTTAGTGTaacaggacaaaatgagtgagtaatatagtgtaatggcacagcacaacaattgataaagcttgcattcatctctcaggaaAGAATTTACAAAGGTatcatgagccctcttcaaaacctgttaagaagatcgatatactgtaCGTATCTTGTTGTATttatgttaataataaataaataaataaatactctaatagaacagtcaggtatactctaatagaacatctcTAGtatttcagacattctaacattaaatgcaaaactgagctgACCTTATGCTActgtagctttggtgtgcagtgtttaaatatatagaactccagtaataTTTGagttgtgttatgcaaaatgaatccatgctatgcatatttgtatagttacaacagtttgattgtaagtcatgacATTTGTACTAGTAGATTTATGGTTCCTatataccagtgagataactatcacttacagatcaggggcggatccagagtttcgaaagagggggggcacctttctgaaaaacagttgaagaccaaaaaaaacttgctgaaaaccagttgaagaccaaaaaaaaaaaaaaaaaaaaaggtcacaacaataatagctagttatccttaccaactatatcacgtctgttatgtaaaataaaattctatttgtagcttcataggtaagctacactgcctcatgaacattatgactgctttattagagtaattgactgctctattagagtatctcgatcttgtatgcaatttcttgaaggggggggggggcatttgccccaaatgccccatcctggatccgccactgcagaTGATTATGTGTCCAactctctatgtgttatgctgtctgtttccactaggtatgGCTTTATCTAGTATCCCAGGGACAcctatatgcattataattaatgtacttttgcatagaatatagcaatttgctgagttttagTTCATCACAATATTGAAAGTTtctcagcagctgggggctTCCCCTACTTCTAGTAACTCACTACTACTGTTGGAACCCCCTTtagaaaatcctggctatgcccttgATTGTGGTCAGTATATAGCTTTGGAATTAGACAGTtagtccagcgcctaagccaaatattcgttcactttttgataaaagcacctatttttttttacagagtatatggagcgtgcactaagtgttttaagaaggggaggtaGAAAAGTACATggatgtgtcataaggtacttcttagtgctcaaaatctcacttcattggaacctagctcctttatgcttattttgagcattatcacagcactaagaaataccttaatactcatctgtgtgcttttcttgcttatactatattacactgaattgaaagcactgtaacttgagaacaagatgttgaaacaacttgcaactgccttcattaaattataaatttaattacctttcatatggtgcccagtataaggacaagagaccttttgttcaagctctgtgcttgataattgaactgctgtagttcatggttttttgttgagctatccacctgtgactttagcattaaataacttttgttgtaaccctttaataaagaaatgatacacatcaggatgatccttgtacatagtactacacaatcatcagcattgaaggtccaaaactttaacagaatccctgcaaatggaaattttagtgattttgtttactgcctaggtgagaaaactatttgtttttatAGATTTACTAATAGGCTAATATGTTCCAGCCGTATGCTTTGTACTaatatgatactaggcccagcagttaacttgatagaaacatgattgatttttaatagtaacaaatggttttcttgtcagggtgcaaataggggtgttcctgaggactttttacgtgcctccccttcttaaaacacttagtgcacgctccatataccctgtaaaaaaattggtgcttttatcaaaaagtgaacaattatgtcaattttaagggTTTGTGTACTGCACTAAGTTGGAAGAGCaagaaaatcaatttgtacagcaactattctGAAAATAGCTACTACTAGACCACATCACCCATTGTGCCAATATATACAAGCACCACTACATAATATAATTTTATGACAAGCTTTTCAATGAATACAATCAGAGAATTACATGCACTGCCAATACCAATGATTGCTGCAAAAGTTTTCAGAAACAACAATTGAATGTTTATATATCTTCTAGGGCCTAATCAGCCTATGTTGTTTACCCTATTAATTTTAATTATTATAGGTGTTTACATTCACAGCTGTAATTTCCATGTACATTAGTCTATAGCACTGGAATCTGGCTTAAAAcgttcaccatgaattggcGAATCAATGTTAGTGTTAGTCACTTATGTATACAagtatgaaggtggttttatAAAAGAAACACACGAGCGATCCTGCTGCATCATAAACAATATACATGCATGACACACATACCATTGGGCTaagaaacaatgaattttccaTGAGAAGGCAAATAAGGTGGTGTGAAGGTATAATAAACTTGAGACTGACTTCcctgagtaatggcttgattaaaaTTTGTATATATTTTCATTACAGCATGCgtcacagtggcggatctaggattattaaaagggggtttctgaaagttggtatagccgaagaaggcatctgatgacatttctccagaagaTTTTGAGATTTCAGAAGCTCTGAGAACAGACTTTAGGCTaattttagttagcaattacaataaatctaatgctttaaactgtaaatactacagctaactatagggcaaagatggtgactatctttgattgctctgttagagtagttacttgactgctccatCAGAGTGTCTCGATTGTTTTtaaatgcagtgggagatgaaaagtgaaatgttgctgagggtttaatagctataaatggtgtcagtttagtgcagctgcatgcatgctgctgaaatacagtggtatatagtgtTTTTTTGAtgtgacaaattgtcagtacaacaatgtttatttatttagactGCCATTGAGCTAATTTAAAAGGGGCTTTCTGTGAAACCTCAGAAACGCATCTAGATCCACCACAGACTGTGTCATTcttaaatttcgtttttctcaaaatgcatatcaTACTAGTGCAAACTACTGTAGGTGACATCACATTTCTTATTAATATGGAGATTTTTAAACCTTCtggcgtacgcaggaattttgaaaaggggtttccactatagctaagtgactgttatagtAGAGTGGtctatattgcctgactgctttataaaTGGACTagaaacacacgtacatactgaaaactacaccatactactacttattacctaactatatacctATTACTAGCtatgtacttaacttaaccaatgtcaaagtcaggaaattcatcctcagcagtaagcgaatactggcggagtatcatttttgcattatacctccacaaagtcacagacagttgctggagaagttgtcacctagcaaactttctaggtaaaccgtttctaacagttgttcggtcagctatggatcctaaaattgatagggcatatggtgaccaaacaccaaaggtctcacatacaagagggataaaatctcctccattatcattcacaatgtcctggtattgagtgtccttagctatctcaccaacagcagcggccatcccagcctgagaagaagcagaagatatgacagcagactgagtggtacgtctgacggagagatcaaaataagcaggacgaccaagatgaaaaTCAGGGTGATaatatgtcgccaggacgagattggtcagatgaaatgccttgctccctaagaacaccagggtgatcttggagcaaggcatggtgtacaatagagactaaagcattatgacgatggatcctcaagggaccattagagcaccccagcagatgatcaccaaactggtcgatgacagatagacaagtacagagtggtaaagaagggaacaaaggaatgccaagccacaaacgtaaagctatagtaaaattgtgaggaggaatagctagacccaaagcaggctgtggaagCGCTTTAGgccaaccactgctggtgccagaagaatgtgataaagcacacagacgtgcttgatcacgaatAGTGGAACTGCTTACAAGGTTTAAAAGTGAATCATCTATTCAGTGACAACTCTGAAGTCTATTATCTCAGAGTGCATTTACCCTGAAGACTGAAGAAAAGCCATTAAACAACTGGCTAACAATTTCAACGATAGTAGCTATATTGTACCGTGTTAAACAAAGTGAAGGAGTAGGTGAGCAGCAAAAAATTTGAAAAAACTTTTCTCAATGAATACTATACCTATAGTTATAGTGGTAATTTGGTATATACATTGCATTTGATTGAGTGTGGAGTTTAGAACTAGCTGGCATGCATAAAGCACCACAGTGGGACAGTTTCAGACTGTTATTCCAGCAGCATAATAAGGTTGTGGTTAAAGGTTTTGGATATGGTTGTTATCCTAGCAATATCAAAATGATGTATTAAAAGTTTTGATTATGGCTGTTATCCCAGAGATATCAAAATGATGTGTTTAAAGGTTGCCCCAGCaatatcaaaataattatgtatttaaaGGGTTTGAATTGCTCTCCCAGCAATATCTGAATGTTGTGTTTAAAGGTTTTGATTATGGCTGTTATCCCAGCAATATGGAAATGTGGAGTTTAAAGGTTTTGATATGGCTGTTGTCCCAGCAAAAGTAAGCCTTAAGAAAGAAGACACAAAAATAATGTATTGGTCATTTCTGTTCTTCTAAAACCTTTTAATGCAAGGAGTTTACAGCCATATAAAACCTTTTATTAGATAGTTTTTGGTACAATTATTTGGCACTAGTTTGGGATCTGGGTTCTGTGGTGGTGGATATTACTAAACCCTGTACTATATATAGATTTACTGTTGTTTTAGCCAGTTTGGAGTC from Dysidea avara chromosome 2, odDysAvar1.4, whole genome shotgun sequence includes these protein-coding regions:
- the LOC136242834 gene encoding uncharacterized protein isoform X2; amino-acid sequence: MAGNQDVDAIKAQSKKMQQAFLTQDFDKSALLYTEDCRIVPHGGPIMNGREAAKKLGQGFSKAGVKEAEETFDKMVPLGADYYYVDGSSVAYLEGKKVFDKLNFTLIWRKVSGEWLVYSHAFCSQTPPKPPPA
- the LOC136242834 gene encoding uncharacterized protein isoform X1, with protein sequence MAGNQADVDAIKAQSKKMQQAFLTQDFDKSALLYTEDCRIVPHGGPIMNGREAAKKLGQGFSKAGVKEAEETFDKMVPLGADYYYVDGSSVAYLEGKKVFDKLNFTLIWRKVSGEWLVYSHAFCSQTPPKPPPA